Proteins co-encoded in one Arachis hypogaea cultivar Tifrunner chromosome 13, arahy.Tifrunner.gnm2.J5K5, whole genome shotgun sequence genomic window:
- the LOC112732305 gene encoding heparanase-like protein 3 isoform X1 has translation MGSWIVQLLMLLCLLSFVNSQVETGGDAHLKGIVAINAKSVIGTIDDDFVCATLDWWPPQKCDYGRCSWGLASLLNLDLNNQLLLNAVKEFSPLKLRLGGSLQDKVIYGTEDYNKPCTPFVKNESEMFGFTEGCLPMARWDELNIFFKKAGAKIVFGLNALNGKTIKSGKAVGPWNYTNAESFIHYTVGRNYIIHGWELGNELSGSGVGTKIDAGQYASDLVSLRNIVDNAYNDAKPEPLVIAPGGFFDATWFKEFISKVGKSLDVVTHHIYNLGPGVDEHLVEKILNPSFLDGEASTFKALQNLIQSSGTSATAWVGESGGAYNSGHHLVSDAFVYSFWYLDQLGMSATYDTKTYCRQSLIGGNYGLLNTTNFQPNPDYYSALLWHRLMGRHVLSATFSGTNKIRAYAHCAKQSGGITVLLINLDNSTTVVAEVSLSNANIFRHRKMSINSELMAIPLQSANEKSREEYHLTPQDRNIHSQVMVLNGKTLTVNTDNEIPTLEPLYVNPSEPITVAPFSIVFAHIPDANIASCS, from the exons ATGGGTTCTTGGATTGTTCAGCTTCTTATGCTATTGTGCTTATTGAGCTTTGTGAACTCACAGGTTGAAACTGGTGGGGATGCACATTTAAAAGGGATTGTTGCCATTAATGCGAAATCGGTAATTGGAACCATTGATGATGATTTTGTGTGTGCAACTCTTGATTGGTGGCCCCCTCAGAAATGTGACTATGGTAGATGCAGTTGGGGCCTTGCATCTCTTCTCAATCTG GACCTCAACAATCAGCTCCTCTTAAATGCAGTGAAAG AGTTTTCGCCGTTGAAACTTAGATTGGGTGGCAGTTTGCAAGATAAGGTCATATATGGGACTGAAGATTATAACAAACCTTGTACTCCTTTTGTTAAAAATGAGTCCGAGATGTTTGGTTTCACTGAAGGGTGCCTCCCAATGGCTAGATGGGATGAgcttaatatctttttcaaaaaagcaGG GGCTAAGATTGTCTTTGGATTAAATGCTCTTAATGGGAAAACGATAAAATCTGGTAAAGCAGTTGGACCTTGGAACTACACCAATGCCGAATCCTTTATTCATTACACCGTTGGAAGGAATTACATAATTCATGGATGGGAGCTTG GCAATGAATTGAGTGGGAGTGGAGTTGGAACGAAAATTGATGCTGGGCAATATGCTTCTGATTTAGTTTCTCTACGAAACATAGTAGATAATGCATATAATGATGCCAAGCCTGAGCCACTAGTGATCGCTCCTGGAGGTTTCTTTGATGCAACTTGGTTCAAAGAATTTATAAGCAAAGTGGGAAAATCCTTGGATGTGGTTACCCACCACATCTATAACCTTGGACCAG GTGTTGACGAGCACCTTGTGGAGAAAATTCTCAATCCTTCCTTTCTTGATGGAGAAGCAAGCACATTCAAAGCCCTCCAAAATTTAATTCAAAGTTCAGGAACCTCAGCAACAGCATGGGTTGGTGAGTCCGGAGGGGCTTACAACAGTGGCCATCATCTTGTGTCAGATGCATTTGTCTACAGCTTTTG GTATTTGGATCAGCTTGGCATGTCAGCTACTTATGATACTAAAACATATTGCAGACAGAGTTTGATAGGAGGAAATTATGGTTTACTCAATACTACAAATTTCCAGCCAAATCCAGACTACTATAG TGCTCTTCTTTGGCACCGACTCATGGGAAGACATGTACTGTCAGCTACTTTCTCTGGAACAAACAAAATAAGAGCATATGCCCACTGTGCAAAGCAATCC GGAGGGATTACAGTACTGTTGATCAACCTGGACAACAGCACAACCGTTGTGGCCGAAGTGTCGTTGAGTAACGCCAATATTTTTAGGCACAGAAAGATGTCTATTAATTCAGAACTTATGGCAATACCTCTGCAAAGTGCgaatgaaaaatcaagagaagaATACCATCTAACTCCACAGGATAGGAACATACATAGCCAAGTCATGGTTCTAAATGGGAAGACTCTAACGGTAAACACGGATAATGAGATTCCCACTTTGGAGCCTCTGTATGTGAACCCATCAGAGCCTATAACGGTTGCCCCTTTCTCTATTGTTTTTGCTCATATACCTGATGCCAATATCGCATCTTGCAGCTAG
- the LOC112732305 gene encoding heparanase-like protein 3 isoform X2, with product MGSWIVQLLMLLCLLSFVNSQVETGGDAHLKGIVAINAKSVIGTIDDDFVCATLDWWPPQKCDYGRCSWGLASLLNLDLNNQLLLNAVKEFSPLKLRLGGSLQDKVIYGTEDYNKPCTPFVKNESEMFGFTEGCLPMARWDELNIFFKKAGAKIVFGLNALNGKTIKSGKAVGPWNYTNAESFIHYTVGRNYIIHGWELGNELSGSGVGTKIDAGQYASDLVSLRNIVDNAYNDAKPEPLVIAPGGFFDATWFKEFISKVGKSLDVVTHHIYNLGPGVDEHLVEKILNPSFLDGEASTFKALQNLIQSSGTSATAWVGESGGAYNSGHHLVSDAFVYSFCALLWHRLMGRHVLSATFSGTNKIRAYAHCAKQSGGITVLLINLDNSTTVVAEVSLSNANIFRHRKMSINSELMAIPLQSANEKSREEYHLTPQDRNIHSQVMVLNGKTLTVNTDNEIPTLEPLYVNPSEPITVAPFSIVFAHIPDANIASCS from the exons ATGGGTTCTTGGATTGTTCAGCTTCTTATGCTATTGTGCTTATTGAGCTTTGTGAACTCACAGGTTGAAACTGGTGGGGATGCACATTTAAAAGGGATTGTTGCCATTAATGCGAAATCGGTAATTGGAACCATTGATGATGATTTTGTGTGTGCAACTCTTGATTGGTGGCCCCCTCAGAAATGTGACTATGGTAGATGCAGTTGGGGCCTTGCATCTCTTCTCAATCTG GACCTCAACAATCAGCTCCTCTTAAATGCAGTGAAAG AGTTTTCGCCGTTGAAACTTAGATTGGGTGGCAGTTTGCAAGATAAGGTCATATATGGGACTGAAGATTATAACAAACCTTGTACTCCTTTTGTTAAAAATGAGTCCGAGATGTTTGGTTTCACTGAAGGGTGCCTCCCAATGGCTAGATGGGATGAgcttaatatctttttcaaaaaagcaGG GGCTAAGATTGTCTTTGGATTAAATGCTCTTAATGGGAAAACGATAAAATCTGGTAAAGCAGTTGGACCTTGGAACTACACCAATGCCGAATCCTTTATTCATTACACCGTTGGAAGGAATTACATAATTCATGGATGGGAGCTTG GCAATGAATTGAGTGGGAGTGGAGTTGGAACGAAAATTGATGCTGGGCAATATGCTTCTGATTTAGTTTCTCTACGAAACATAGTAGATAATGCATATAATGATGCCAAGCCTGAGCCACTAGTGATCGCTCCTGGAGGTTTCTTTGATGCAACTTGGTTCAAAGAATTTATAAGCAAAGTGGGAAAATCCTTGGATGTGGTTACCCACCACATCTATAACCTTGGACCAG GTGTTGACGAGCACCTTGTGGAGAAAATTCTCAATCCTTCCTTTCTTGATGGAGAAGCAAGCACATTCAAAGCCCTCCAAAATTTAATTCAAAGTTCAGGAACCTCAGCAACAGCATGGGTTGGTGAGTCCGGAGGGGCTTACAACAGTGGCCATCATCTTGTGTCAGATGCATTTGTCTACAGCTTTTG TGCTCTTCTTTGGCACCGACTCATGGGAAGACATGTACTGTCAGCTACTTTCTCTGGAACAAACAAAATAAGAGCATATGCCCACTGTGCAAAGCAATCC GGAGGGATTACAGTACTGTTGATCAACCTGGACAACAGCACAACCGTTGTGGCCGAAGTGTCGTTGAGTAACGCCAATATTTTTAGGCACAGAAAGATGTCTATTAATTCAGAACTTATGGCAATACCTCTGCAAAGTGCgaatgaaaaatcaagagaagaATACCATCTAACTCCACAGGATAGGAACATACATAGCCAAGTCATGGTTCTAAATGGGAAGACTCTAACGGTAAACACGGATAATGAGATTCCCACTTTGGAGCCTCTGTATGTGAACCCATCAGAGCCTATAACGGTTGCCCCTTTCTCTATTGTTTTTGCTCATATACCTGATGCCAATATCGCATCTTGCAGCTAG
- the LOC112732305 gene encoding heparanase-like protein 3 isoform X3, translating to MQLGPCISSQSGPQQSAPLKCSERAKIVFGLNALNGKTIKSGKAVGPWNYTNAESFIHYTVGRNYIIHGWELGNELSGSGVGTKIDAGQYASDLVSLRNIVDNAYNDAKPEPLVIAPGGFFDATWFKEFISKVGKSLDVVTHHIYNLGPGVDEHLVEKILNPSFLDGEASTFKALQNLIQSSGTSATAWVGESGGAYNSGHHLVSDAFVYSFWYLDQLGMSATYDTKTYCRQSLIGGNYGLLNTTNFQPNPDYYSALLWHRLMGRHVLSATFSGTNKIRAYAHCAKQSGGITVLLINLDNSTTVVAEVSLSNANIFRHRKMSINSELMAIPLQSANEKSREEYHLTPQDRNIHSQVMVLNGKTLTVNTDNEIPTLEPLYVNPSEPITVAPFSIVFAHIPDANIASCS from the exons ATGCAGTTGGGGCCTTGCATCTCTTCTCAATCTG GACCTCAACAATCAGCTCCTCTTAAATGCAGTGAAAG GGCTAAGATTGTCTTTGGATTAAATGCTCTTAATGGGAAAACGATAAAATCTGGTAAAGCAGTTGGACCTTGGAACTACACCAATGCCGAATCCTTTATTCATTACACCGTTGGAAGGAATTACATAATTCATGGATGGGAGCTTG GCAATGAATTGAGTGGGAGTGGAGTTGGAACGAAAATTGATGCTGGGCAATATGCTTCTGATTTAGTTTCTCTACGAAACATAGTAGATAATGCATATAATGATGCCAAGCCTGAGCCACTAGTGATCGCTCCTGGAGGTTTCTTTGATGCAACTTGGTTCAAAGAATTTATAAGCAAAGTGGGAAAATCCTTGGATGTGGTTACCCACCACATCTATAACCTTGGACCAG GTGTTGACGAGCACCTTGTGGAGAAAATTCTCAATCCTTCCTTTCTTGATGGAGAAGCAAGCACATTCAAAGCCCTCCAAAATTTAATTCAAAGTTCAGGAACCTCAGCAACAGCATGGGTTGGTGAGTCCGGAGGGGCTTACAACAGTGGCCATCATCTTGTGTCAGATGCATTTGTCTACAGCTTTTG GTATTTGGATCAGCTTGGCATGTCAGCTACTTATGATACTAAAACATATTGCAGACAGAGTTTGATAGGAGGAAATTATGGTTTACTCAATACTACAAATTTCCAGCCAAATCCAGACTACTATAG TGCTCTTCTTTGGCACCGACTCATGGGAAGACATGTACTGTCAGCTACTTTCTCTGGAACAAACAAAATAAGAGCATATGCCCACTGTGCAAAGCAATCC GGAGGGATTACAGTACTGTTGATCAACCTGGACAACAGCACAACCGTTGTGGCCGAAGTGTCGTTGAGTAACGCCAATATTTTTAGGCACAGAAAGATGTCTATTAATTCAGAACTTATGGCAATACCTCTGCAAAGTGCgaatgaaaaatcaagagaagaATACCATCTAACTCCACAGGATAGGAACATACATAGCCAAGTCATGGTTCTAAATGGGAAGACTCTAACGGTAAACACGGATAATGAGATTCCCACTTTGGAGCCTCTGTATGTGAACCCATCAGAGCCTATAACGGTTGCCCCTTTCTCTATTGTTTTTGCTCATATACCTGATGCCAATATCGCATCTTGCAGCTAG